In Corynebacterium aquatimens, one genomic interval encodes:
- a CDS encoding DEAD/DEAH box helicase gives MSLNNWGNADKSLEDLVDSYRDTCLSVYEHDPNRIVEDLRKEFAIAEGGYGRKQIQELLQNGADAMREAPGRLAVYLTKENLYVANQGEPFTESGLRAILYAHLSEKTGEEIGRFGLGFKSVAGISTNPQIFSRSVSFAFDRSAARDSISKATRQKLYEDEVPSLRLAWPIEPTQEFRDDPELRVLAKWATTIVKVPLHTGVCFTLDEEMRNFDESFCLFVPAVKELRLDSQISGMRKSFTTSRTGEGRREVELRDSDGQTSRWYVVSKKYQPSKEALESAGRTARRDNVTVSWAVPLDGKAKLGQLSAYFPVKSEVSLSGKLNAPWKLSDDRIDLIEDDFNREILETVVPELVGEARQFLGPLDPGRYIDILPARGRETRSWADGVINEPIYRHLRSLRSLPNGELEMRSPNSLRLVPSVVPDVLIDEWMEIAEVREDWLHPACASTPERKSKSIRLMGFDPSNPIAHLRTWFESFVAHADSQNAAAKSIAAIRTMNAVYDEVKPQDLEGFIEEVRLSPVVLLENGTWARPERGQAVIRSSTHDSGTNFVHPALTEDPQVESALRSFGVTTFENTGNLEDVLNQLRNRNHEDNDEFWLEAWSVFRSKNLTELRTEFFDLVGDEMSDYIRVLNLAGKWVLPAGQYIPGNILRANTEDAHLLVDPTFHALDSELLRALGISDKPFHALQHTRSAWVEEFLAEHREEFGNELGLNPRNWTSIKIREATFLGPLDHLAEFSPQNRARLVLYLINHDTNTTVEIGSEKSKLTAQVVHPNVWKVVNDGLVKTSLGYTKINESVYAPDEAEEISSFTPTVLDVHPESYWLEVLPFIRSIHHFEIENFETLVLFHRGHEDEVSLGKTYAWYADQFPDDVPPLIHVHSQQQWHKLPASDVAVASDELEEDGLEKFGIPTLPVPERNDAQILKNNWGLLTAEDIPSQVDFDPTEEKQPLLLKFPNLLSLSADFPDDPVWERVHDLEFQACQELSMVSMLPGRPRVRESLTRLSRDNVLYVEGESSEEQWRGILALLNLDLDDYRFQQLLDETHSQQVERAKALVRNASSDAEKIASLFSEDVLVALIPNGALSYAQQKLGTRPSHFELAQTCLDMYGTGTLEKLCRACPDLPVGQAPKTWRGSYGARKWVRELGFGDEWAGQTSKKSNAPYKVVSGPASIGAFHDYQAAVSRRLRQMLRRESSRRGLITLPTGAGKTRVAVQTIIESIADGDLDRHDQKFNGPILWLVDNEELCEQAISAWKSLWAAVGRINTSLTISRHFGNVEADEEPDGVQVVVATYQKTVRSVGKDDFNWLRESPLLVIDEAHTSLSPSYTKILEWTGRSRYQREKLLLGLTATPYRGSSDSDETKRLLRRFDGNILDAGVFGDEDPMVRLQNDRVLAHVTMEKFKTDTSVEMSENDIRDFREKHWLPSKKAEELGQDFERTMRIVRSIESKPDDWSIIVFAASVENAETIATILTLDGIPAASISSSTPDEERTLAFERFRAKELRVLTNYNVLSQGFDAPKTDAVYITRPTQSEVRYQQMIGRGLRGPKNGGTENVHIVNVLDNIEQFPLSIVYTPFEKLADKVNET, from the coding sequence ATGAGCCTGAACAACTGGGGAAATGCTGATAAGTCACTTGAAGATCTTGTCGACTCTTATAGGGATACATGCCTATCGGTGTACGAACACGATCCAAATCGCATTGTCGAAGATCTGAGAAAAGAATTCGCGATTGCAGAAGGCGGCTACGGAAGAAAGCAAATTCAAGAGCTTCTCCAAAATGGTGCGGATGCGATGCGTGAAGCCCCCGGCCGATTGGCGGTTTATCTCACCAAGGAGAATCTCTACGTTGCAAACCAGGGTGAACCATTCACGGAATCAGGATTGCGCGCCATTCTTTACGCACACTTGTCTGAAAAGACCGGGGAAGAGATTGGCCGATTTGGGCTAGGTTTCAAATCTGTTGCTGGCATTTCGACTAACCCTCAGATTTTTAGTCGGTCAGTGTCCTTCGCATTCGATCGCAGTGCAGCCCGAGACTCTATTTCCAAAGCGACGAGGCAAAAGCTCTATGAAGATGAAGTACCTTCATTACGCCTGGCTTGGCCAATCGAGCCCACCCAAGAATTTCGTGATGATCCGGAACTCCGCGTTTTGGCTAAATGGGCAACGACAATCGTTAAGGTTCCACTACATACCGGAGTTTGCTTCACACTTGATGAGGAGATGCGAAACTTTGATGAGTCGTTCTGTCTTTTTGTCCCGGCAGTTAAAGAGCTGAGGCTTGATTCCCAGATTAGTGGAATGCGCAAGTCGTTCACTACATCTAGGACCGGAGAAGGACGTCGCGAAGTAGAGCTTCGTGACTCCGACGGGCAAACTTCAAGGTGGTACGTAGTTTCCAAAAAATATCAACCGAGCAAAGAAGCACTCGAAAGCGCTGGTAGAACAGCTCGCCGCGACAACGTCACAGTGAGCTGGGCAGTACCTTTAGATGGCAAGGCGAAACTCGGCCAGCTTTCCGCTTACTTCCCGGTTAAATCTGAAGTATCTCTTTCTGGCAAATTGAACGCTCCCTGGAAGCTTTCAGACGACCGCATCGACCTAATCGAAGATGACTTCAATAGGGAGATCCTCGAAACAGTCGTACCAGAATTAGTTGGTGAAGCAAGGCAATTCTTGGGACCTCTGGATCCAGGCCGATACATAGACATTCTGCCAGCGCGTGGGCGCGAAACAAGAAGCTGGGCTGACGGCGTGATTAATGAACCGATTTACCGGCATCTACGTAGTCTTCGGAGCCTACCTAACGGCGAGCTCGAAATGCGTTCTCCTAATTCTCTTAGGCTCGTCCCATCAGTCGTGCCAGATGTACTAATTGACGAATGGATGGAAATTGCCGAAGTGAGAGAAGATTGGCTCCATCCTGCCTGTGCCTCCACGCCAGAGCGGAAATCGAAGAGCATTCGACTCATGGGCTTCGATCCCTCAAATCCCATCGCGCATTTGCGAACATGGTTTGAATCATTCGTCGCTCATGCCGACAGCCAAAATGCAGCTGCAAAATCTATTGCCGCGATAAGAACGATGAATGCGGTCTACGACGAGGTGAAACCGCAAGATTTAGAGGGGTTTATTGAGGAAGTTCGTTTAAGCCCGGTAGTACTACTCGAGAACGGTACGTGGGCTCGACCTGAACGCGGGCAAGCGGTAATCCGGTCCAGCACCCATGATTCTGGAACGAACTTTGTTCACCCGGCCCTTACCGAGGACCCGCAAGTAGAGTCCGCTTTGAGGAGCTTCGGAGTAACAACCTTTGAAAACACCGGAAATCTAGAAGACGTTCTTAACCAGTTGCGCAACCGAAACCACGAGGATAACGACGAATTTTGGTTGGAGGCATGGAGTGTTTTCCGGTCAAAGAATCTAACGGAACTACGCACCGAATTCTTCGATCTAGTCGGTGATGAGATGTCCGACTACATTCGGGTTCTAAATCTAGCCGGCAAATGGGTGCTCCCTGCAGGGCAATACATTCCTGGCAACATACTAAGAGCCAACACGGAAGATGCCCATCTATTGGTCGACCCGACGTTTCACGCTCTTGACTCCGAACTGCTTAGAGCCCTCGGTATATCCGATAAGCCCTTTCATGCTTTACAGCACACTCGATCAGCTTGGGTAGAAGAGTTCTTGGCTGAGCACCGTGAGGAGTTTGGAAACGAGCTCGGATTAAACCCACGCAACTGGACTTCAATTAAGATTCGCGAAGCAACCTTCCTTGGTCCTCTTGATCATCTTGCCGAATTCTCACCGCAGAACCGTGCACGCCTTGTGCTCTATCTAATCAATCACGACACAAATACAACCGTTGAGATCGGCTCAGAAAAGTCGAAACTTACTGCACAAGTGGTGCACCCAAATGTTTGGAAAGTTGTGAACGACGGCTTAGTCAAGACCAGTTTGGGATACACGAAAATTAATGAAAGCGTTTATGCCCCTGATGAGGCTGAAGAGATTTCGAGCTTTACTCCGACGGTACTAGACGTACATCCCGAGTCGTACTGGCTTGAAGTTCTACCTTTCATACGATCAATTCACCACTTCGAAATCGAAAACTTCGAAACGTTAGTTCTTTTCCACCGTGGCCACGAAGACGAGGTATCACTCGGTAAGACTTACGCTTGGTACGCCGACCAATTCCCTGATGACGTCCCGCCCTTGATCCACGTTCATTCACAACAACAGTGGCATAAGCTTCCTGCCTCCGATGTAGCTGTGGCTTCTGACGAACTCGAAGAGGATGGACTTGAAAAATTCGGGATCCCGACTCTACCTGTTCCGGAAAGAAACGATGCTCAGATCCTCAAAAATAACTGGGGTCTGCTCACCGCGGAGGACATTCCAAGCCAAGTGGATTTCGATCCAACTGAAGAGAAACAACCATTACTGCTGAAGTTCCCGAATCTCCTGTCGCTCTCAGCTGACTTTCCTGATGACCCGGTCTGGGAACGCGTACACGATCTCGAATTTCAAGCGTGCCAGGAACTTAGTATGGTGAGCATGCTCCCAGGGCGCCCAAGGGTGAGGGAATCCCTGACTCGCCTGTCTAGGGATAACGTTCTATACGTCGAGGGCGAGTCTTCCGAAGAACAATGGCGGGGAATCCTAGCTCTACTTAATTTAGATTTAGACGACTACCGTTTTCAGCAACTGCTTGATGAAACTCACTCACAGCAAGTCGAACGAGCGAAGGCACTTGTGCGGAATGCATCTTCGGATGCCGAGAAGATAGCTTCGCTTTTCAGTGAAGACGTGCTTGTAGCACTGATCCCCAACGGTGCATTAAGTTACGCCCAGCAGAAGCTCGGAACCCGACCTTCGCACTTCGAACTCGCCCAAACCTGTCTCGATATGTACGGCACGGGCACTCTCGAAAAGCTGTGTCGCGCATGCCCGGATCTCCCGGTAGGGCAAGCCCCTAAAACCTGGAGAGGATCTTATGGTGCTCGTAAATGGGTGAGGGAATTAGGCTTCGGGGACGAATGGGCCGGTCAAACGTCTAAGAAGTCCAATGCGCCCTATAAAGTAGTGAGCGGTCCAGCTAGCATCGGGGCATTCCACGATTACCAAGCTGCGGTCTCTCGACGACTCCGTCAAATGCTCCGAAGGGAATCGTCGAGACGAGGTTTAATCACTCTTCCAACCGGCGCTGGTAAGACAAGAGTAGCCGTTCAAACAATTATCGAATCGATCGCAGATGGTGATCTAGACAGGCACGATCAAAAGTTTAACGGACCGATCCTGTGGCTAGTCGATAACGAAGAACTCTGTGAACAGGCGATTTCGGCCTGGAAGAGCCTATGGGCTGCCGTGGGCAGGATTAATACTTCCCTTACCATATCCAGGCACTTCGGCAACGTTGAGGCCGATGAAGAACCGGACGGAGTCCAGGTAGTCGTCGCGACCTACCAAAAAACTGTGCGTTCGGTAGGTAAAGATGATTTCAACTGGCTGAGAGAGAGCCCACTTCTCGTTATCGATGAAGCCCATACATCCCTGAGCCCGTCGTACACCAAGATCCTAGAGTGGACTGGAAGATCGCGATACCAAAGAGAAAAGCTTCTTTTGGGCTTAACCGCCACGCCATACAGAGGATCCTCCGATTCAGACGAGACCAAACGACTACTTCGCCGTTTCGATGGAAATATTCTCGATGCTGGTGTGTTTGGAGATGAGGATCCGATGGTGAGGCTGCAGAATGACCGGGTTCTTGCGCATGTGACAATGGAAAAATTTAAGACGGACACCAGCGTTGAAATGTCGGAAAATGACATTCGCGATTTCCGAGAGAAACACTGGCTGCCCAGTAAGAAAGCAGAGGAGCTGGGCCAAGATTTTGAACGCACTATGCGCATTGTTAGGTCCATCGAGAGTAAACCTGACGATTGGTCGATTATCGTATTTGCTGCTTCCGTTGAAAACGCCGAAACGATTGCAACCATCCTCACCCTTGATGGCATACCCGCGGCCAGTATCAGTAGCAGCACCCCTGATGAAGAACGCACGCTTGCCTTTGAGCGGTTCCGAGCCAAAGAATTACGTGTTTTGACAAACTACAATGTGCTGTCTCAGGGCTTTGACGCCCCAAAAACCGACGCAGTCTACATCACACGACCGACTCAAAGCGAAGTTCGATACCAGCAGATGATCGGTCGAGGATTGAGGGGACCGAAAAATGGAGGAACAGAAAACGTGCATATCGTCAATGTTCTCGACAACATCGAGCAGTTCCCTTTGAGCATCGTTTACACGCCGTTCGAGAAGCTTGCGGATAAAGTAAATGAAACTTAA
- a CDS encoding UvrD-helicase domain-containing protein, protein MKLKKNLQPTSTEALVLDPFQQKYLAGPPSGKTLVVAGPGSGKTTIALKKTIQIDKEFRSEATRAVLFLSFSRASISAASRSMREELDALKVEFQAQTIDSLAFEICKYDDPNFDENRLARSSFESRLCRATAIAKEDFGDLTADLCHVFIDEAQDISPAQATFLRHYLSHLPSDCGVTVFADPDQEIYRFLDSLDEALEVSRWENLEHEFDFSHGWNLLRFKSSHRPKTASAAALFKALDEVRDMEARSEKVRTLDELQARLPTITLERLAALSNMNNDRNAVLVRNNSDVADVFQGLITAGCTSVSPVLIPEWRGKIPAWVSRAFADFSDQHFHSAELLSYLRPRLTNVELEKTKEVLDLDFQRQMTWNDVRSCFLRAPELLAYSEDSNLAVSTIHQAKGLEFANVGILEPERLLERQPAESELLFVALSRARSNVFRISDPPRANRQNSRRRSFEYKFARSSKKLIGLTILPTDLDVPETLASKSVDALRHATIGDLVAFDPIRTRDYPVYVCSLNGVPFAETSEAFGKVLKRHLGSQSQFPRLGSVPIARLETDFIGLEQTLQAFAIAKPLGFATVN, encoded by the coding sequence ATGAAACTTAAAAAAAATTTACAGCCGACGTCCACCGAAGCATTGGTGTTAGACCCGTTCCAGCAGAAATATCTAGCTGGACCCCCTAGCGGCAAAACGCTCGTAGTTGCTGGTCCTGGTTCGGGTAAAACAACGATAGCGTTGAAGAAAACAATACAAATCGATAAGGAGTTTAGATCCGAGGCCACAAGGGCTGTTCTGTTTTTATCTTTCTCGAGAGCCTCTATCTCCGCAGCGTCCCGATCTATGCGCGAGGAGCTAGATGCACTGAAAGTAGAATTCCAGGCTCAGACGATCGACTCTCTGGCTTTCGAGATTTGCAAATATGATGATCCAAATTTCGATGAAAACCGATTAGCTAGATCCTCCTTCGAGTCCCGGTTATGCAGGGCTACAGCCATTGCTAAAGAAGACTTTGGAGACCTAACGGCAGACCTATGTCATGTTTTTATTGATGAGGCCCAGGACATTTCGCCAGCGCAAGCAACATTTCTCAGACATTACCTTAGTCACCTTCCATCCGACTGCGGAGTAACGGTCTTCGCAGACCCCGACCAAGAGATCTATCGTTTCCTTGACTCTTTGGACGAAGCGTTGGAAGTGAGCAGATGGGAAAATCTTGAGCATGAATTCGACTTTTCGCACGGTTGGAATCTTCTGAGATTCAAGTCCAGTCATCGCCCCAAAACGGCGTCGGCTGCGGCGCTGTTTAAAGCACTCGATGAAGTTCGAGACATGGAAGCGCGATCCGAGAAGGTAAGAACCCTGGACGAACTTCAGGCTCGTTTACCAACAATAACGTTGGAACGGTTAGCCGCGCTCTCCAATATGAACAACGACCGGAACGCCGTTCTCGTGCGTAACAATTCCGACGTGGCAGATGTCTTTCAAGGCCTCATCACAGCGGGTTGCACTTCTGTGTCACCTGTTTTAATTCCCGAGTGGAGGGGTAAGATTCCAGCTTGGGTAAGCAGAGCTTTCGCAGATTTTTCTGACCAACATTTCCACTCTGCAGAATTACTATCTTATCTCCGGCCTAGACTGACTAACGTTGAGCTGGAAAAGACAAAAGAAGTTTTGGACCTCGATTTCCAAAGACAAATGACCTGGAATGATGTCCGTTCTTGCTTCCTACGAGCCCCGGAACTGCTTGCCTACTCGGAAGATAGCAATCTTGCCGTCAGTACAATTCACCAAGCAAAGGGCTTAGAATTTGCGAATGTAGGGATTCTTGAACCCGAGAGATTACTCGAAAGACAGCCAGCAGAAAGCGAACTTTTGTTCGTTGCACTGAGCCGAGCCCGTTCAAACGTTTTTCGAATTAGCGATCCACCAAGGGCAAATCGCCAGAATTCACGCAGAAGATCTTTCGAGTACAAGTTCGCAAGATCCAGCAAGAAGCTTATCGGACTTACAATTCTCCCCACTGACCTCGATGTTCCAGAGACCCTTGCTTCAAAATCGGTTGATGCGTTGAGGCACGCAACTATAGGCGATTTAGTAGCATTTGATCCGATTAGAACCCGCGACTACCCAGTCTACGTGTGCTCCTTAAACGGTGTTCCGTTCGCTGAAACAAGCGAGGCGTTCGGCAAGGTTTTAAAGCGGCATTTAGGGTCGCAGTCTCAATTTCCCCGGCTGGGGTCAGTTCCTATAGCTAGGCTGGAAACAGATTTCATTGGTTTAGAGCAGACGCTCCAGGCATTTGCCATCGCCAAACCGTTAGGATTTGCAACCGTTAACTAA
- a CDS encoding helicase-related protein, with the protein MNLQPWYDARERLIDYVRNDLQGKDDERLETPPLDRFIVGILHPQRGAGGDLDAFAENDSETHGFVKTNGPSRSDFETDNDANLPNTTRPSSMGITVNVAPNDSTTITASFEATRYIEDENSLWQPEKIKFREVIDLQEIKRTNQVCKIEIPSGIEGLKALAIIRPTSFEVVRITLSLINTNEAKKGAKDPLCWFRPRIVLQLNHGTFTSGRPTYDFAHRDRELRALDFLYRHETNIAIGHGCSVSWQGKGSVTRVETTYFPSHEVPLADPSPGKPGDPYGEYDLRISQFAEACSYEPLKNLCAAYSRWIEEQAARLDSEKVSLHESEYQIGLETLANARVCHERIANGIRYLEDPESTDVRLAFRLMNLAMLEQRRNSSLDDIQAIAWRPFQIAFILMNIPALSDPDHGERNSVDLLWFPTGGGKTEAYLGCIAFSILLRRIRRPESGGVTAIMRYTLRLLTSDQFGRASKLVCALEKVRAQHLPDSRIPISLGMWVGQNTTPNTYKQVKEELSKATHGSYYSGKTPLTYQVQECPSCSARIELKHYSLTNDGLVIACPNQACFFRNGLPLYFVDEDVYEKRPSLIIGTVDKFAQMAWQPQVAQLLGIDEPESSPDLIVQDELHLLSGPLGTMVGHYETALDQSLKVATGHRPKVIAATATIRQAKEQIRAIFDRDSVQFPPAGLDPHDSYFSQSAKREDQGTRAYIGVLAPGTSQMTLLVRLYAALLQGASELEKPDDLIPETWNKVLDTYWTLLGYFNSLRVLGSANLLANSDIPDRIEVLAKRSGKSERLDPRDKLPAELTSRRNSGEIAATRIRMSKSYPDSQTPSIVLATNMISVGLDIDRLGLMVVAGQPQNSSEYIQATSRVGRRFPGLVFVAFNANRTRDVSHFESFEFFHRTLYSSVEATTATPFSPRARDRGAHGLLVSGTRLLFPELRAKDSAGEVERFEQEIRETVIHPSVERAKSICGKDSKEAQALESRLEALLMEWVEFARLKLQQGHILEYGKMGKSTVDDDQVLLLPSGSSEGPDRFQKKPPWETLTSLRDVDSETVIVREGQ; encoded by the coding sequence ATGAACCTTCAACCGTGGTACGACGCCCGCGAAAGGTTGATCGACTATGTTAGAAACGATCTTCAAGGCAAAGATGACGAAAGACTGGAGACACCGCCATTAGACCGATTTATTGTCGGTATTTTGCACCCTCAAAGAGGAGCCGGCGGAGATTTGGATGCATTCGCTGAAAACGACAGTGAGACGCACGGTTTCGTAAAAACTAACGGTCCTTCTCGATCGGATTTCGAGACAGATAATGATGCCAATTTGCCTAACACCACTCGCCCCTCATCCATGGGCATAACAGTCAACGTCGCACCGAACGATTCGACGACTATCACGGCATCGTTTGAAGCAACTAGATATATCGAGGACGAAAATTCCCTTTGGCAGCCTGAGAAGATCAAATTCCGGGAAGTTATAGATCTCCAGGAAATCAAGCGTACTAATCAAGTGTGCAAGATCGAGATACCAAGCGGAATTGAAGGATTAAAGGCACTAGCGATCATTAGACCCACAAGCTTCGAGGTCGTCAGAATCACTTTAAGCCTCATCAATACGAACGAGGCCAAGAAAGGAGCCAAGGATCCGTTATGTTGGTTCCGACCTCGCATTGTTCTTCAACTCAACCACGGTACTTTTACCTCGGGACGCCCTACTTACGATTTTGCCCACCGCGATCGAGAGCTTCGTGCTCTAGATTTTCTCTACAGACACGAAACGAACATCGCTATCGGTCATGGTTGTTCGGTTTCGTGGCAAGGAAAAGGGTCAGTTACGCGCGTTGAAACGACGTATTTTCCTTCTCACGAAGTCCCGCTCGCGGATCCATCTCCCGGCAAACCCGGTGACCCTTACGGTGAATATGATCTTCGTATCTCCCAGTTCGCTGAGGCTTGTTCGTACGAACCGCTTAAAAATCTTTGCGCGGCCTATTCGCGTTGGATTGAAGAACAAGCCGCGCGGCTCGATTCTGAAAAAGTTTCGCTCCACGAAAGCGAGTATCAAATTGGACTCGAAACGTTGGCTAACGCCCGGGTGTGCCATGAAAGAATCGCGAACGGTATTCGATACCTAGAGGATCCCGAGTCAACAGATGTCCGTCTGGCTTTTCGCCTAATGAATCTGGCCATGCTCGAGCAGCGTCGAAATTCTTCCTTAGATGATATTCAAGCCATTGCATGGAGGCCCTTTCAAATAGCCTTCATATTGATGAATATTCCCGCGCTCTCGGATCCAGATCATGGGGAGCGTAACTCGGTAGATCTCCTATGGTTTCCAACTGGTGGCGGTAAGACGGAAGCCTACTTAGGTTGTATTGCTTTCTCGATTCTCCTTAGAAGAATTCGACGCCCGGAGTCGGGAGGTGTGACTGCCATCATGCGTTACACCCTTCGCCTCTTAACGAGCGATCAGTTTGGACGAGCAAGCAAACTCGTGTGTGCCCTCGAGAAAGTTCGGGCACAGCACCTTCCGGATTCTCGAATCCCGATTTCTTTAGGAATGTGGGTGGGACAAAATACCACACCGAACACTTATAAACAGGTTAAGGAGGAACTTTCGAAGGCAACCCACGGTAGCTACTACAGTGGTAAAACGCCACTAACTTACCAGGTCCAAGAATGCCCAAGCTGCTCTGCACGCATTGAGTTAAAGCACTACTCCCTCACCAATGACGGTCTGGTAATCGCTTGCCCCAACCAGGCTTGCTTCTTCAGGAACGGGCTTCCTCTGTACTTCGTCGACGAGGATGTGTATGAAAAAAGACCATCTTTAATCATTGGGACCGTCGACAAATTTGCTCAGATGGCTTGGCAACCTCAGGTGGCCCAGCTTTTGGGGATTGACGAACCAGAATCTTCGCCTGATTTGATTGTCCAGGATGAGTTGCACTTACTTTCAGGCCCGCTTGGCACAATGGTTGGCCATTACGAGACGGCCCTTGATCAGTCGCTTAAAGTCGCCACAGGGCACAGGCCAAAGGTCATAGCCGCGACAGCGACTATCCGTCAAGCCAAAGAGCAAATCCGTGCAATCTTTGATCGAGATTCTGTTCAGTTCCCCCCGGCTGGCTTGGATCCACATGACAGCTACTTTTCTCAATCAGCTAAACGCGAAGACCAAGGAACTCGCGCTTACATCGGTGTCCTAGCTCCTGGAACCTCGCAGATGACCCTTTTAGTCCGCCTCTATGCGGCTTTATTGCAAGGCGCCTCCGAGCTTGAAAAACCAGATGACTTGATCCCGGAAACTTGGAATAAAGTCCTAGACACCTACTGGACACTTCTAGGTTACTTCAACAGTTTGCGAGTTTTAGGATCTGCCAACCTGCTGGCGAATAGCGACATTCCCGACCGTATTGAGGTTCTTGCAAAACGCAGCGGAAAGTCTGAGCGTTTGGATCCACGCGATAAATTACCCGCTGAACTAACTTCCAGGAGAAACTCTGGAGAGATCGCCGCGACCAGAATCAGAATGTCGAAGAGCTACCCCGATAGCCAAACACCCAGCATCGTTCTTGCAACCAACATGATTTCGGTCGGATTGGACATCGACCGATTAGGTTTAATGGTCGTGGCGGGCCAGCCGCAAAACTCTTCCGAGTACATCCAAGCGACATCTAGAGTTGGTAGACGTTTCCCTGGGTTGGTATTCGTAGCGTTTAACGCAAACCGGACACGAGATGTATCCCATTTCGAAAGCTTCGAATTCTTCCACCGAACGCTCTACAGTTCTGTAGAAGCTACGACTGCCACTCCGTTCTCCCCTAGAGCCAGAGACCGCGGAGCCCATGGCTTATTAGTATCCGGAACCAGGCTACTCTTCCCAGAACTAAGAGCTAAAGATTCAGCGGGCGAAGTTGAACGGTTCGAGCAAGAGATCCGAGAAACCGTTATCCATCCCTCCGTTGAAAGGGCAAAAAGTATTTGCGGAAAAGACTCGAA